In Polyangium spumosum, the DNA window GGGCGCGTTCGCGCCGGGACCGACGTGCCGCGGCCGAGCCTGCGCAAGGGCGAGCGCAGGCACCTGACGATCGCGATGGTCGGCCTCGCGCTCGACGAGCCCCGCGAGAGCACGCTCGGCGCCGAGGAGATCGAGCAGATCGCCTCGCAGATCTCCGAGGTCGTGGGCCGCGCCTTCGAGACGGCGGGCGCGCGCCTCGACAGGCCGCCGGGCGAGTCCTTGATGGCCGTCTTCGGCTACCACGCGTCGAGCGAGGACGACGCCGAGCGCGCCGTCGCTGCCGCCTTCGCCGCGCTCGATCAGCGTCACGAGATCAACGCGACCCTCGCCGAGATCGGCTGCGCGCTCTCCATGCGGATCGGCATCCACACGGGCTTCGTCACGCGCGGCGGTGACGCCATGCTCACGGGCGAGAGCATCAACCTCGCCGAGGTCCTCCAGCGCTCGGCGCCGCTCAACGCCGTCGTGGTCAGCCGCGAGACGCTCGATCTGCTCGGCGGCAGGTTCACGGAGCGGCACTTCGGGCCGATCTCGATGAAGGGCCGCGCGCGCCCGAGCGAGGCGTACGAGATCCTCGGCCCCTCCGAGGTCGAGGGCCCGCGCAAGACGCGCGCCGGCTCCCCCGAGGAGCGCCCCTTCGTCGGCCGCGACGCCGAGCTCTCCTCGCTCGAGGGCCTCCACGCCGAGGCACGCGCGCGCGGCGGCCTGCACCTCGGGCTCGTGACGGGTGGTCCCGGCGTCGGCAAGTCGCGCCTCGTGCACGAGCTCCTGCGGCGCATCGAGGCCGACGACGCTCGTTCGACCCTCGTCGTCCGCGCGCACCCGTCCTCCGCCGCGCCGTACGGCGCCTGGGTGGCCTTCCTCCGCCGCGTCTTTTTCCCGCCCGGCGCGACCATGATCGACGCGCGGGAGACCTCGACCGAGATCGGCGCCCTCGCCGCCGCGCTCGAAGATTCTCGGCGGAGCGAGCTCATGGCCAAGGCCCCCGTCGTCGACTTCCTCCTCGGCCTCGGCGGGCACGACCTCGTCGAGCAGTACGGCCCCGACGGCTTCCAGAGCCGCGTCCAGCAGACGCTCACCCTCTTGCTCGAGGCCCTCGCGCGCCGGGCCACTTCGCTCCGGCCTGGCAGGCCCGTCGTCTGCGTCCTCGACGACATGCACCGCGCCGACGCGACGAGCCTCGAGCTGCTCGGCCGCGTCCTCGGCGGGTATCGCGCCGCGCTCCCCGTCGTTTTTCTCGTCACGAGCCGCGACGGCGAGATCGCGACGTTGCCCGAGCACGTGGCCGTCACCCGCGTCCCGCTCGTGCCCCTCACGGACGACGAGATCCGCGACATCGCTGTGCACCTCGCGGGCGAGGAGCCCTCCGCGGACGTCGTGCGCCTGCTCGTCGAGCGCGCCGCGGGCAACCCGCTCTTCGCCGAGGAGCTCTCGCTCTCCTTGCGCGAGCAGGGCATGGTCATGGCCGACGCGGCCTCCCTCCGCCGCTTCACGGTCCCGTCCTCGCTCGTGGGCATGTTGCTCGCGCGCCTCGACCGGCTCGAGCCCGAGCTCCGCACCACCCTTCAATACGCGAGCATCCTCGGCGTCGAGTTCAGCGTCGATCTCTTCGAGGCCGTGGCCTCGGCCCTCGGCGACGAGCGGACCTCGCAGCGCCACCTCCACGAGCTCGTCCGCCGTGGCGTCCTCTCGCACCGGCGCGAGCGCGGCGAGGAGACGTTCACCTTCCGCCAGGTGCTCGCGCGGGACGCCATCTACGGCACGGTGCTCATGGACAACAAACGCGTCCTGCACCACCTCGCCGCCGCGGCGATCGAGCGCCTGCACGCCGGCAAGCTCGCGCCGCACCTGCCCGCGCTCTTCCATCACTACAGCCAGACCGACGAGGTCGAGCGCATCGTGCAGTATGCGCGCCTCGCGGGTCGCCGCGCCGTCGCCCTCGGCGCGTTCGCTGATGCCGTCGAGGCCTTGATGACCGCGGAGACCTTGCGTGGTCGCCTGCGCGACGACGAGCCGCTCGCGGCGGCCCGCGCGCTCTTCGACCTCGGCATCGCCCTCTTCTGGCTCGGCCGCTTCGACGAGGCGGGCGAGCGTGTCGAGCAGAGCCTCGGCCTCCTCGCCGACGACGCCCGCGGCGAGGCGCTCACGGTGCGGGCGCGTTGCCACCTCCTCTGCGCCGAGACCGCGCACCAGCGGGCGCTCTGGCCCGAGGCGGCCCTCGAGCTCGAGCGGGCGGAGGAGCTCTTTCGCCGCGCGGGGCGGCCCTTCGACGCGGCGCAGGCGCTCTGCACGCGGGGCTTTCAGCTCCGCAGCCAGGGCAAGATCGAGGAGGGCCTCGCGCTCGCCGAGAAGGGCTGGGCGACCTTGCGGGGTTCGGACGACCTGCCGGCGGTGGTGCGCGCGGGCCACGACCTCGGGAACTTGCTGCGCGACGTGAAGCGGTACGACGCGGCGATCGAGGTCTTCGAGGCGGCGATCCGGGCCGGCGAAGAGCTCGCGCTCTCGGGGGATCCGCTCGCGGCCGTGTGGGGCCAGGTCGCGGCGCGCAGCGGGCGGGCGATGACGTTCGCGGCGATGGGCCGGCTCGACGAGGCGATCGAGGATCAGAAGGCGGTGCACGCGCTCGCGGTGCGGGAGGGCAACGTGCTCGCGCAGGCGCACTCGGGCTTTCACCTGGCGCATCACCTGCGTGAAAAAGGGGAGCTCTTCGAGGCCGAGGTGCAAGCGAACCGCGCGCTCACGCTCTGCACGGAGCTCGGCTTGTCGGGGCGCGCCGTGAAGTGTCGATTGCTGCTCGCGGATCTGTCGGAGCAGACGGAGCGCGGCGGCGAGGCGCTCTCGCACGTGGAGGAGGCCGAGCGGCTGGCGCGTCCGATGGGCGGTGACCCGTGGATCGACGTGGTGGAGCGGCTCGTTTTGCTCCTGCGGGCGCGGGGGCGTACGGATCGGATCGCGGCGCTCGCGGCCGAGGCGGAGGCGCGCCTCGGTCCGTCGGCGGATCATGCGTTGCGGCAGAGGGTGGCGGCGCTCATTCCTTGAACAGGAACGTCGCCGTCACCTGCGCGCTCACCTGGATCTCGCCTGGCTCGACGGGGAAGCCGCCCACGCTCGTCACCATATCCTCGGATATCATGGCCTGCTGCGCGTATCCGTAGCTCTGGACGGTCTCCGTCGAGATCGTCTTCAGCCCGGTCAGCGTGACGTCCGACGCGCCGGCCACCACATCGGCGTTTTGCTGCGCGTCGCGCACGGCCGCCACGAGCGCGAGCCTGTGGGCCTCCCGCGGCTCGTTCAGGAAGAACTGCACCCCGCCGACGACATTGGCGCCCGCGGCGAGCGCGGTATCGAGGATCCGCGATCCCTGGGCGCGCAGGACGTCGACCTCGACGTTGCGTAATGCGACCGAGAGCCTGCTCTCGGCCTCGTAGCCGATGATCTGCGGCGGCGTATCGTCGCCCTCTCGCTGGCGCTCGTGAATCGGGCTCACCGAGATCTCCACGGTCCGCACCTGCAATGCCTGGATGCCCAGGCCCTCCAGCGCCGTGAGCACCGCCTGCGTCTTGGTCCCGGCCTCCTCGCGCGCCTCGGCCAGCGTACGAGCGCGCGCCCGGACCGAGACGCTCGTGCGCATCGAATCGGGCGTGACCATCACCTCCCCGAGCCCCTGGACGGTGACGATCCGGGATTCGGCCTTCTCCTCCGCATGATGGGCCGCCTCGGCCTCTGCGTCCTCGACCGCGAATGCAGGCGTGGAGACGGCGGACAAGGCGCAGGTCGCGAGCAAGGCGAAGAGTTTTGTCGTTTTCGTCTTCGGCATGGGTCCCTCCCTTCTCGGGAGAATCTAAGGCGGACGGCGGGGCGGTGGGAGCCGAGGCGGGGCGGCTGCGCGACTCTCGATGGCGTGTACGGCATCCACTCGACCGATGCCATGCCGTGGAGTCCACGTGTCGCGCCGCTGCACACCCGCACACGAGTGGCCCTGCCCCTGACTGGTTCGGCGTGGCGTGACGATTGCTTGTTTCCGGGACGGAAGGAGGCATTCCCATGAAGACAATTGCGATGACTCTGATGGTGGCTGCCGCGTGCGGGGTCGCGGCGCCGGTGCACGCGCAGCCGACGGTGCGGCCTCAGGAGGCTCCTGGGCTCGGTGGAGTGACGACGTCGGTTGGAACGGCGGCCGGGAGCAGGCTGGCGTCGGACCTCCGGTCCGGGTGCAATGGTTACATCCCGGTCGAGCACGACTTCAATGTGGAGATCACCGAACGGCGGGCTTCCATGCTACTATATACCCGATCCGACAAGGATCTGGTCCTCGTCGTAAAACTACCCGACGGCTCCTACCGCTGCGACGATGACAGCGGCGGCGCCAGCCAGCCGCAAATCCAAATCACGAACCCGCCGCTCGGCACGTATCGCGTGTGGATCGGCGTGTTCAACCCCGGCGACGTCGCGGACTTCAAGTTTCACACGGCGGTCAGACCGATCCTCAGCGGCTTCACTCCCTGAGCCCCCGTAGCGCGACGACCACCGCGTGCGCATGATCCGACCCGTCTTCGCTCAAGGCGAGGATGCGGAGGACCGGCATCTCACCAGAGCCCTTTTTGCCGCAGGACCTCGCTGACGGCCTGGATCCCGGTCCGATACGCGACGAAGAAGTCGTCGGCCTCCTCGTCGGTGAAGTTCTCCCAGACCATCTCGTCGCCGTCGAGGGAGCAGCGGATGAAGCGAGACTTCACGGATTCGCGGGTCTCGAAGCCCATGTGATCGACGAGCAGGGGATTCTGGCTGGCGAAGAACTTCTGGCGGCCTTCGCACGCCTCGACGCAGGCGGAGATCCAGTCGTAATGCAGGCCGTCGACGAGCTCGTCGGCGACGACGGGGTTTGAAAGGGTGAGATAGTAGAGAAAGGAAAGCAGCCGCTTTTGCCCGAAGCTCAGGTGCTGCTCGCGGAGCTCGTCGCCATTCTTGCGGCGGAAGAGGAAGGAGGGGCGGCCGTACAAGGCATAAATGTCGTCCTCGAACGTGGTTCGCTTGAGAAGTTCGAAGTGGAGAGAAGCATTTGCGAACCCACATAGGTCGACGAACCTACGAAGGAATGGCAGGTTGGTGTGCTCGACCGAGATGCGCTCGTCAGCGCTCCAGATGGAGTCTCCGAATGCTTGTACTAACTCCGGGCTGGCGAGCGACCGACCTGTCACATCCGTGGAGAGGGTCATATTTTCATTGGGGCTGATTCGTTGGAAGTGCGTAAGAATCTCGTCGAAACGCAGCACGTCCGCTGATCTGGATGCCGCACGCGCAGCTTTTCTGAACCAATGCTCTTTAGACGAAGCATGGTAACCCAACAAGACCATCACGGCGAAAAGCGCAGAGCCGCCGGCCGGGCTTATCGCACGAGTGCCGTGGAGCCCGTCGATTCCACGATCGTCGCCAATGAACGTGCGGTTCCCCAGGTCAGGCGCAAATAGCTCCGCGTGAAAGCGACGTTTTGCCGAATGCACGATGGCCGGCAGACCTGCGACGCGCTCAGGGACGGCGCTCGGCTCCGCGTTTTTGACCGACCACTTCACATCGACAGCCCCAAATGAGAGCTCCGCCTCCAGATCGTAATCAACCCCCTCGAAGGCCTCCAGATCCCCCCGAATCGTCGCCGCGATCAACTCCAGCAGCGTCGTCTTCCCCGTCCCATTCTTTCCGAGCAGGACGTTCCACTCCTCATCGAACACGAGCTCCGTCGGACGCACGTTTCGGAACTTGTTGATCTTGAGCCGCCGGAGCCGCGGTCCGGGGATTCCGTTCCCGCCCTCGGGGGTCGAACCTGTCGTCTCCGTCGTCTCGTCGCTCATCACCGCGGAGCATCGCACATCCAGCCAGAAGGGGCCTACCTCTCACCCCCGTCCATCTCGTTCGAACTCCCCACCCCCTCCACCGAACCCCAAGTCCCAACGGTTGGGACTCGACCTTCCCTCCACCGAAGGCCAAGTCCCAACGGTTGGGACTCGACCTTCCCTCCACCGAAGGCCAAGTCCCAACGGTTGGGACTCGACCTTCCCTCCACCGAAGGCCAAGTCCCAACGGTTGGGACTCGACCTTCCCTCCACCGAACCCCAAGTCCCAACGGTTGGGACCCGGCCTTCCCTCCACCGAAGCTCCGTCCCAAACGCGAACTTTTTTGTTCAGTCCCTCACCCCCAAGTTCGAACCACGAACCTCGCCCCCCTTCTCGGTTTGTCCCGTTCAGGCTACGTTGCCCCGAGCCCATGCACGACGAAGACAAGCTCCGCGCCTTCGGACGCCTCGTGGTCAAGCTCCAGCAGCGCGAGGACCTCAGCCGCGACGAGGTCCGCGAGGCCTACCGCCAGATCTGGCGCAACGAGCAGCCCGAGCTCCACCAGGGCGCCTTCATCGCCGCCCTGCGCGCCAAGGGCGAGACCCAGGCCGAGCTCACCGGCGTCGTCGAGGCCTTTCAAGACGAGTGGCGCCTCTGGTTCCCCCACACCGTCAACTCCCCCGAACCACCGCTCAGCATCGCCGGCGTCGGCATGGACGCCCTCAAGACCATCAACGTCTCGAGCGGCGCCGCCGTCCTCGCCGCCGCCTGTGGCCTCTACGTCCACAAACCCGGCGCCCCCGCCCTCACCGGCGTCAGCGGCGCCGCCGACATGTTCGCCCACTGGGGCGTCGACCTCGACGCGCCAGGCGAAGCCCAGGTCAAGAGCACCGAGACCTGCCGCCTCGGCTTCACCTCCGTCGTCGGCCGCGCCTTCATGACCAGCGGCTTCGCCCGCGTCATCAGCCAGATCCGCATCGGAACCTCGTTCCACATCGGCGGCCCCCTCGTCCGCCACGTCGGCGAGCGCCACAAGATCGCAGGTGTCCCCGAGCCCCGCCTCGTCCGCATCGTCTGCGAAGTCATGCGCGACCTCGGCTACGAGCGCGCCCTCGTCCCCTGCGCCGCGTCCACCGCCCACCCCGGCCGCTACCTCGACGAGATCGGGAACGTCGGCCCCACCCACGTCGCCGAGCTGCTCCCCAACGGCGAGATCCGCGAGTACACGATCCGTCCCGAAGACGCCGGCCTGCACGAAGCCCCGTTCGAAGCCATCGCCTCCCGCGGCACGGCCGAAGAAAACGCCCGCGTCCTCGCCCGCGCCCTCGCCGGAAAGCTCGAAGGTCCCATCGTCGACGTGCTCCTCCTGAACGCCGCCGCGAGCCTGAAGCTGATGGGCAAGGTCGACTCGCTCACCGAAGGCGTGGCCCGAGCCCGCCGCGCCATCCAGGAAGGCCACGCGATACACCAGCTCCGCGCCCTCGTGGAGACCCAGAACCGTGAGCCCACCGCAGGCCGAGCCAAGCTCGAAAGTTTGCTCTCGGACTGAGCGTCGTCGGAAATACGTGACGAGGCCCCCCCCGGTGGGTATCCTCGGCGCATTGCGTCGTCCGCCGTGAACGGGGAAAAATTCCGATGACGAACAAGACCAGCTACACGAAACACATCGAGATGTCGGCCGACGAGATGGCCAACCTGGCCGTCTGGGATCGCGCCGTCCTCCGCGCCTGGCAGGACCCCGAGTTCCGCCAGAAGCTGATCGACGACCCGAACAAGGTCCTCGCCGACCTCGGCTTCAAGATCCCCCCCGGCGTGCGCTTCGTGGTCGCAGAAAACACCGCCGAACGCCGCCACATCGTGCTGCCCGCAGCCCCCTCCGGGGACGTGTCCGTCAAGCCGCTCGATATCTCGCCGCTGCACGACTACGACCCGGGGTTCTGAGAAGAGGGACGGGGGTTTCCACCCCCGAACCCCCGACCAGGGGTTGTCCACCCCTGGACCCGGACCAGGCACGGCCTGGACCGAAAGTGGATGAACTGCGCGATGCGCAGTTCATCCAGCAGGGTGACGTCAGGGTCGCTTGTCTCGCCGGGTGACGAGCTCGATGAGGCGCGTGACGTCAGGGACGCCGAGCCCCGTCGCAGGGTCCCAGCCAGGGGCCGCCGAGTAACCAGACAGTCTGTGGATCACCGCCTTGCCGTGCGCGTTGAGCACGTTCATGGCGACGTCCGTGCTGCCCTCGGAGATCTCGCGGAACGGGGAGGCTTTCTCCTTGCGCAACGCGTAGAGGAGCGGATTGACGAACCCCACGCGCCCAAGCCCAGCCGCCCGGCGCGCCTGGTTCATGAGCGCCACGATCGCCGCCCAGATCGGCGCAGCCACGCTCGTGCCACCCGCATAGTCGACCCACTGCCCACACGCGACAGCCTGGTACCCCTGCATCGTGAGCGGCTGGCCCGGCGCACGTTGCACGGCGGAGCCAGAGGCCATGAGCGAGACGTCAGGGAAGCCGCGACCGTAAGGCACGACGGCAGGTTCTCCCTCGCCACGCGCGTACCAGCCCTTCATCGCGTCGGTTTGCCATTTCGGGACGGGCACCTCGCGCGAGAAGCCGCCGCTCGAAGCGAGCCGAACGAAATGAAGGACCCGGCCGAGACCAGGCGGAGGCGGCCCGCTCCAAGCGATCTCCGTGAGCGGCGCGCGACCGGTGATCATCGTGCCGCCGACCGAGAGCACGCGCTCCTCGACCGCAGGAAAGACCCCGTGGGGCCAGGGCGCGTCACCGACGTACCTGCCGTCCTTGATCGTGCGCGGCACGCCGTCGAACGCGCCCCAGTCGCCCGCCGCGCTGATCACCGTCACGCCGATCGCCGCGGCCTGATCGAGCAGGCCGCTCACGACCCTGCGCCCGTGGACGCGGTAGTAGCTGCGCTCGGGCGTGATCCAGCTCGTCGACACGATCGTCGGCGCGTTCTCGCGATCGCCGATCACCTTGAGCAGGAACGTCGCCCAGGGGTCGGCGATCACCATCGGGTCGACGAAGTACACGAGGATCCGCGCGCCCGGCGCCATCGCGGACGCCCACTGGACCGTCATCGCAGCCTCGAGCGTGTAGAGCTTGTTCGCGCTCGTCACCTTCGAGGGGCGTGATCCCACGTGGTACGTCTTGATCTCGGGCGGACGCGGGATCCCATGCGCGTCCCAGAACGTGAAGAGGTCACTCTCCTCGAGCGCGCCGCCGAGCATGAGCAGCGCGATCGTCTCGCCCGAGCCGTCGAGCTCCGTCATCGAGGGGAAGCGGTAGATCTCGCGCACGTCCGCGGGCGTGAGGCCAAAGCCGGGCTCGGGCAGGGTCTCGCGCGCGCCCTCGAGCGTGGGGAACTGCATCGGGTGCTCGGCGCCCGCGTCCGCGACCATCGTGCTGCGCGCGCGGTTGCCGCTCTGCCGGACCTTCACGGACTGCACGTACTGCGAGAGCTGCCGCGGGATCGGCCACTCGACGGGCGTGTGCGTGCGCTCGTCCTTCTCGCTCTCGTCGAGCCAGCGCCGGCACTCGGCGCCGAACGTGCGCCCCACGGCCTCCTTCGTGGTCTTCACGAAGATCGTCTGTCCCGACACGCTACGCACGTCCATGTGCGGCATGCCGTGCTCCTCCAGCCACGAGAGCACGGCGCGGCGCTCGTCCGAGGGGAGCACGACGAACTTGCGCAGCTCCTCGCGCTCGAGGTGCGGCGCGCGCTTGTGCTCGTCCGGGTGGCTCGCCGCCTCCGCCACGCGGCGGATCGACTCGCGATCGTGCTCGTGCAGGACGAAGACGAGCGTGAGCTCTTCCTGTTGCGCGTGGGCGCTCAAGCGGAGGCTCCCGGCGCGAGCTTGACGAAACCCTTCTTCGCGGCGGCGCGCACGACGTGCAGCGTGGCGGCGCGGATCGCCTCGGGGGAGGCGTAGCCGTCGGGCAGGAGCCGCGGCGCCTCGTCGAGCAGGGAGGAGACGTCCCGGTGGCGCCCCATCGCTTCGACGACGGGCCCGAGCGCGGGCGCGATCTTGCTCGGCGCGGCGTGCGTGCGGTGCGTGAAGTCGTCGTCGTCGCTGACGAGATCGTAGAAGACGTCGAGCTCTCCCGTCGGCTTGCCCTCGCTCGCCATCGGCTCGGTGCGGAGCGCGAGGCGGAAGCGCGCGAGGTGCTCGATCACGTGCTTCGGCAGCGCCTCGGGCGGGGGCAAACCGTCGTCGTAGAAGACGTTGTACACGTCGCCCTCTAGGCCCGCGATGCCCGCGACGAGCGGGATCACCGTGTCGTCCGTGACGGCGCGTAGCGTCGGGAAGAAGCCCGCGCTCGCCATGGTGAAGGCCTGGCGATCGTCGACGGCGAGCGCGCCCGAGGCGTTGACGAGCCGCTGCGCCTCCCACCACCACGAGGGCGCCGCCTTGTTGTTGCCGTAGAAGTACCGCGCGAGCCGCAAGAACGAGCCCGCCTCGCCGCGGATGTAGTCGGCATACGCGCGCCAGAGCGCGTCCTCGGGCAGGTCCTCGCGCGCCCGCGCCGTGCGGAGCGTGTACGCCGCGCGATGGCCGCTCTGCATGGCGAGCGTGACGCCGGACGAGAGGATCGGATCGACGAAGATGGCCGCGTCTCCCGCCGTGGCCCAGCCCGGGCCGATGGGGCTCTTCGCCCACGACGACCAGTCACGCGTCACCGAGATCCGCTTGCCTCCGCCGATGAAGTCGTCGCGCAGCGTCGCCCGCGAGAGGAGCCCCCGCACCTCGTCGCAGCCCTGGATCGTCTCGTGGTAAAACGCCTCGGGATCCTGGCTCTGGAGCGCGTCCTTGAAGTGCGTCGTGTTCGTCACGACGCCGACGCTGATGCGATCCTGCGCGACGGGGATGTACCAGATCCAGCCCTTGTCGACCGAGCAGATGAACACGTTCGTCCGGTCGCGCGTGCCCCGGTAGAGCACCTTCCACTCGGCGCCGGACCAGTAGCCGTAGACCGCGTAGTTGTTCATGTTCGGATCGAAGACACGCCCGCCGGGCGTGAAGCGCGTGCCTTGCCCGCTCGCGTCGAGCACGAACGAGGTCTCGATCGTGCCCCCGCGGCCCGCGTCGTCCTCCCAGTCGACGCCCGTGACGCGGCCACGTTCGTCCTTGTGGATGGCCTTGCCGCGTGTCCCTTCGCGCACGTCGGCGCCGAAGTCGCGCGCGCGGTTCATGATCATCTGGTCGAACTCGGCGCGCCGGACGTTGAAGGCGTTGAAGGTCTCGTCGCGCTCCTCGGGGCGGCGCAAGAGCTTCGAGAAGTCCTGGCCGAGCACGTTCAGCACCTCGGCGCCGTCGTGGATCCGCACGTCGCCGAGCTTGAGGTAGTCGGCGTCCCAGGGCGCGCGATCGCGGCCCCAGACGAAGGTGATGCCCATCTTGCGGATGAAGCCCGCGCGAGGGAGATCGTCGTAGATGCCGAGATCCCGCAGCACGGGGTTCACGGCGGGGATGAGGGACTCGCCGATGTGGTAACGCGGGAAGCGCGCCTTCTCGAGGACCGTGACCGAGAGGCCCGGCTCGTACTTCTTCAGGATGGCGGCGAAGGTGCTGCCTGCAGGACCTCCGCCGAGGACGACGACGTCGCGACGCTCGATGCCCATGGTCGACGTCGATTACCACGAGAGCGCGCGCGCCTGGAAGCCACGCGCCCGATGGGTTATTCGTGCTGTGAGCCGTGCAGGATTCCGACATCACGTGGGCGCGTATCGCGCCAGGCAAGGTCGTGGTCGCGACGGGCGCGCGCGCGTTCCTCCACGAGGACACGTCGGCGTTCGGAGGCCCGTTCACCATCCCACCCGAGGGCCCCGTGAGCCTCGCGGCCACGCGGCACTTGCTCGAAGGCGCGGTGGGCGTCGCGCAACGCGAGGGCCCCGCGCCGCCGCGCCGAGCGCTCACGCTGCCCGGATGGATCCACCGCCTCGCCGGGTATTTCCACACGACGCACGCGACGCCTCCGCTGATGATCGAGGCGCGCGCGCGCTTCGAAGCGGAGGGGCGCGCGGCGCTCGCGGCGTGGGCGGACGAGAAGTCACGCGACGAGCGAGGGCACGACGAGCTCGCGCTGCGGGATCTCGTGTCGCTCGGGTACGACGGCCGCGCGCTCGTCGCCGCGCACGTGCCAGAGACCGCGAGGGCGCTCGTGGATTTCTTCACGTCGCTCGTGCGCGGCCCGGGAGATCCCGCGCGGTGCGTGGGTTACGCGTTCGCGCTCGAGCGCCTCGCCGCGACGCGTAGCGCGGCCGAGGTGCGCGCCGTCGCGGCCGTGATCCCGGACGGGATCGACGCCACGCGATGCCTGCGCGTGCACAGCGCCGCCGGCACCGACGCGGATCACGTCGACGACATCGTCACGCTCGTCGCCGGCCTCTCGCACGACGAGCGCGAGGCGATCACGCGGGCCGCTCACGAGACCACCCGGATCGGTAGATCCACGCGGGGCGAGATCGCTCGCAGCGACGACGAGCTCTCCGCCGTGTTCGAGCCGTTTCGCGTCGCGCGCAAATCTTGACAGGATCACGCGCGTCGGCTTTCGATGCTCGCCCTCCACAGCGGGAGAGCGGATGTACCAGAGGCGTCACGTGCCGAGCCCACGCGCGCTCGCGAAGTCCTATCGTTTCCTGCGGCTGCCGCTCACGCTCGACGTCGGGCCGATCGTCGCCGAGATCGAGGCGGCGAACATCGACTGGCTGCCGAGCCAGTGGAAGTGGCACCTCGGCACCTCGTTCTGCATCCTGCGCGGCGGGCAGGAGCGCGGATGGCCGGGCAGTCGGCTCACGAGCGGCGGCGGCATCGACGCGCCG includes these proteins:
- a CDS encoding nitrile hydratase subunit alpha; translated protein: MTNKTSYTKHIEMSADEMANLAVWDRAVLRAWQDPEFRQKLIDDPNKVLADLGFKIPPGVRFVVAENTAERRHIVLPAAPSGDVSVKPLDISPLHDYDPGF
- a CDS encoding protein kinase domain-containing protein: MADPSGRFPRASHDTLTGGFSGRPRAGSTLPGPMAEAPFHTPIGPALRAFEKGARIGKFPIVRVMSTGGMGIIYEAAHPVLGSRVVIKTVRPEMAGKAAMAERFRNEALAASRIRDDRLPQIFDIDRLDDNTQYMVMEYLEGEDLQQRLTEGPLPPAYATRVVFEVLEVLHKVHKLGVIHRDITPRNIFLARSEVLGEIPKLLDFGVAHFVDDPNTRPGELVGSPFYMAIEQVRDHGAIGPWTDVFAAGVVLYELVAGVRPWPGTNLLGYLTALAERQPPRPLAAAAPNVPPGLAEAVMRAIRVEPIERFPDALAFARALEPFAADRAVLYDLRRVGQRSSVPTRRASLENEATVAMTRGKTVTIPPPPPVPKLAGIQSKLAGLGRVRAGTDVPRPSLRKGERRHLTIAMVGLALDEPRESTLGAEEIEQIASQISEVVGRAFETAGARLDRPPGESLMAVFGYHASSEDDAERAVAAAFAALDQRHEINATLAEIGCALSMRIGIHTGFVTRGGDAMLTGESINLAEVLQRSAPLNAVVVSRETLDLLGGRFTERHFGPISMKGRARPSEAYEILGPSEVEGPRKTRAGSPEERPFVGRDAELSSLEGLHAEARARGGLHLGLVTGGPGVGKSRLVHELLRRIEADDARSTLVVRAHPSSAAPYGAWVAFLRRVFFPPGATMIDARETSTEIGALAAALEDSRRSELMAKAPVVDFLLGLGGHDLVEQYGPDGFQSRVQQTLTLLLEALARRATSLRPGRPVVCVLDDMHRADATSLELLGRVLGGYRAALPVVFLVTSRDGEIATLPEHVAVTRVPLVPLTDDEIRDIAVHLAGEEPSADVVRLLVERAAGNPLFAEELSLSLREQGMVMADAASLRRFTVPSSLVGMLLARLDRLEPELRTTLQYASILGVEFSVDLFEAVASALGDERTSQRHLHELVRRGVLSHRRERGEETFTFRQVLARDAIYGTVLMDNKRVLHHLAAAAIERLHAGKLAPHLPALFHHYSQTDEVERIVQYARLAGRRAVALGAFADAVEALMTAETLRGRLRDDEPLAAARALFDLGIALFWLGRFDEAGERVEQSLGLLADDARGEALTVRARCHLLCAETAHQRALWPEAALELERAEELFRRAGRPFDAAQALCTRGFQLRSQGKIEEGLALAEKGWATLRGSDDLPAVVRAGHDLGNLLRDVKRYDAAIEVFEAAIRAGEELALSGDPLAAVWGQVAARSGRAMTFAAMGRLDEAIEDQKAVHALAVREGNVLAQAHSGFHLAHHLREKGELFEAEVQANRALTLCTELGLSGRAVKCRLLLADLSEQTERGGEALSHVEEAERLARPMGGDPWIDVVERLVLLLRARGRTDRIAALAAEAEARLGPSADHALRQRVAALIP
- a CDS encoding AAA family ATPase; this encodes MSDETTETTGSTPEGGNGIPGPRLRRLKINKFRNVRPTELVFDEEWNVLLGKNGTGKTTLLELIAATIRGDLEAFEGVDYDLEAELSFGAVDVKWSVKNAEPSAVPERVAGLPAIVHSAKRRFHAELFAPDLGNRTFIGDDRGIDGLHGTRAISPAGGSALFAVMVLLGYHASSKEHWFRKAARAASRSADVLRFDEILTHFQRISPNENMTLSTDVTGRSLASPELVQAFGDSIWSADERISVEHTNLPFLRRFVDLCGFANASLHFELLKRTTFEDDIYALYGRPSFLFRRKNGDELREQHLSFGQKRLLSFLYYLTLSNPVVADELVDGLHYDWISACVEACEGRQKFFASQNPLLVDHMGFETRESVKSRFIRCSLDGDEMVWENFTDEEADDFFVAYRTGIQAVSEVLRQKGLW
- the trpD gene encoding anthranilate phosphoribosyltransferase, with the protein product MHDEDKLRAFGRLVVKLQQREDLSRDEVREAYRQIWRNEQPELHQGAFIAALRAKGETQAELTGVVEAFQDEWRLWFPHTVNSPEPPLSIAGVGMDALKTINVSSGAAVLAAACGLYVHKPGAPALTGVSGAADMFAHWGVDLDAPGEAQVKSTETCRLGFTSVVGRAFMTSGFARVISQIRIGTSFHIGGPLVRHVGERHKIAGVPEPRLVRIVCEVMRDLGYERALVPCAASTAHPGRYLDEIGNVGPTHVAELLPNGEIREYTIRPEDAGLHEAPFEAIASRGTAEENARVLARALAGKLEGPIVDVLLLNAAASLKLMGKVDSLTEGVARARRAIQEGHAIHQLRALVETQNREPTAGRAKLESLLSD
- a CDS encoding SIMPL domain-containing protein, with protein sequence MPKTKTTKLFALLATCALSAVSTPAFAVEDAEAEAAHHAEEKAESRIVTVQGLGEVMVTPDSMRTSVSVRARARTLAEAREEAGTKTQAVLTALEGLGIQALQVRTVEISVSPIHERQREGDDTPPQIIGYEAESRLSVALRNVEVDVLRAQGSRILDTALAAGANVVGGVQFFLNEPREAHRLALVAAVRDAQQNADVVAGASDVTLTGLKTISTETVQSYGYAQQAMISEDMVTSVGGFPVEPGEIQVSAQVTATFLFKE